A region of Diceros bicornis minor isolate mBicDic1 unplaced genomic scaffold, mDicBic1.mat.cur scaffold_376_ctg1, whole genome shotgun sequence DNA encodes the following proteins:
- the LOC131402951 gene encoding mast cell protease 8-like, producing the protein MLLLLLLLTNLLPSRAKGGEIRWGREARPHSRPYMAFVHSNSGKEVRKSCGGFLVRDNFVLTAAHCTGREITVILGAHNISKAENSQQIIPVLKAFPHKDYNNNSKFNDIMLLKLRDKAQLNWAVKTIALPRSQDWVRPGQVCSVAGWGRLESGKKPTTLQEVDLEVENEQKCKDLFKNYNNSIQLCVGNPKDKKATARGDSGGPLVCNNVAQGIVSFGKTSGKPPRVFTRISSFLPWIKRTLQAAGTRLRRPQD; encoded by the exons GGGAGATCAGATGGGGCAGAGAGGCCAGACCACACTCCCGGCCCTACATGGCATTTGTACATTCCAACAGTGGCAAAGAAGTCAGGAAGAGTTGTGGAGGGTTCTTGGTACGGGACAACTTCGTGCTGACAGCCGCTCACTGTACTGGAAG AGAAATAACAGTCATCCTGGGAGCTCACAATATCAGCAAAGCGGAAAACAGCCAGCAGATCATTCCTGTGCTCAAAGCCTTCCCTCACAaggattataataataattccaAGTTCAACGACATCATGCTACTGAAG CTGCGAGATAAGGCTCAACTCAACTGGGCTGTGAAAACCATCGCTCTGCCACGGAGCCAGGACTGGGTGAGGCCAGGGCAGGTGTGCAGCGTGGCAGGCTGGGGAAGACTGGAAAGTGGCAAAAAGCCAACCACACTCCAGGAGGTGGATCTGGAAGTGGAGAATGAACAGAAGTGTAAGGACCTCTTCAAAAACTACAACAACTCCATCCAGCTGTGCGTGGGGAACCCTAAGGACAAGAAGGCCACTGCACGT GGCGATTCTGGAGGCCCTCTCGTGTGTAACAATGTGGCCCAGGGCattgtctcctttggaaaaacgAGTGGGAAACCTCCACGTGTCTTCACCAGGATCTCAAGCTTTCTGCCCTGGATAAAAAGAACACTTCAGGCTGCAGGGACCAGACTGAGGCGCCCCCAGGATTGA